The nucleotide window GCATGGCTGGCACTTACAGAATCAAAAGGGGAGCACAATCTGTGAGCTGAGCCGGACAATGACAGCCTTTCTTCTGCTTATCAGTACAAGTTTCATTTCACGAGCTTATCTTAAGATCAAACACCAGATGAACCATTGATCACATAAAGTGGTTAGCAGCTAAATTGAAGTGATTGATACAACACCGAACGATGCAACGCAAAAGCgggattataaaagtatggttcAATACCTAACCGGATGCAATGGAACCATTATTGAGTTCCAAGAAAACATAGACATGAGTCAGATCAATAGGCAAAATTTCCAGAGGCTGACCCAAATGACTTGTAATTTTAGAATCCACACTCACATCAGCCACTTCAACCCAAAAGGAATCCAATGAAAATACATCTAATAGTCACagcttcttgatcatacttttttATATTCATCAACCAAGCACAAAGAAGCTTAATAATGGATCTAGTTGATACATACAACAGCTCATGTGGACATGGAGAGCTAGGCCAATAAGAAACACCACAACACTCAATATCCCTAAGCGTTGACAACATAATCATCTGGTCAAATGAAAGGCGAATCATTCATAACATAACCCTCGAGTGTCGGAAAGAAGGTATGTTGAACAAGAGTTTGCTTGTGCACAATATTATAGGAAGGGAGGCCTCTGGCATGGAAACTGGCAATCAACTTGCCATCAATATCAACCTGAAACAGCCAGTCCTCAAAACCGACCAACACGAGCAACTCACCATCACCATTAACAACCATCACTTCCTCAATATGGCTAGAATTTTGACACCGGTCCCTGATCTCGGCAACTGGCAATTCAACCCGACACTTGAAAGCCCAGACCTCGCCTTGGTAGTCCTGCATCACCAAAATATCAACGGTCGTCTTTTCATCATTAAGAAAGAAGATGCCAAGCATGTCATCCATCTCAAACAGTCGTCCATAGTCCTCTTGGGCAACCGGGGCACGGATCTGCCGGAACGACTCAGTGGCGGTGTCGAATACCATTATCCGGTTGCCAGTGTGCCAATGCAGGCTACCACGGAACAGAAGCCCGTCACCAGCCAACGGATCAGGGCGCCCGATGCGCCTCGGCGGCTGGTTGGAGCCAATTGAGAAAGCATAGATGGCACGTTGATCTGTTTCATGGTACAGCAACAACCGGTACTCGCCGGTAGGAGGGTGAGGGTACAACCCCACGGTCATGAAGCCATCGAGCTGCTCGAGGGGAGCATACTGCCGAGTCGCCGGGTTGCAGATGCAGAGGTCACACtcgatggagaggaggaggaggccgtcgCAGGAGGCCACCGGATAGAAAAGGGGAGTGAAACTTTCACTCCCGTCAATCCCCCCTTCCAAGGGGGGTGTTTTCAGTCGCGCGACGCGCTGGAACTGGTCGGCGGCGGCGACTCCTGCACGGTGGTCGAAGAGCGTGACGTCCAGGGACTGGCCGCCGTCGGCGACGTCGCTGTGGCTGCAGAGGAGGGGCAGGGCGGGCTGGCGGGCGTGGTGGGACAGGAGGAAATCGCGGGTGGAGGTGGCGCGGCGCCACGCGGGGCTGACG belongs to Triticum urartu cultivar G1812 chromosome 7, Tu2.1, whole genome shotgun sequence and includes:
- the LOC125524325 gene encoding putative F-box protein At1g33530 — protein: MAEAAGATPLLAGLPDEITVSEILARLPPKPLLRCRAVSPAWRRATSTRDFLLSHHARQPALPLLCSHSDVADGGQSLDVTLFDHRAGVAAADQFQRVARLKTPPLEGGIDGSESFTPLFYPVASCDGLLLLSIECDLCICNPATRQYAPLEQLDGFMTVGLYPHPPTGEYRLLLYHETDQRAIYAFSIGSNQPPRRIGRPDPLAGDGLLFRGSLHWHTGNRIMVFDTATESFRQIRAPVAQEDYGRLFEMDDMLGIFFLNDEKTTVDILVMQDYQGEVWAFKCRVELPVAEIRDRCQNSSHIEEVMVVNGDGELLVLVGFEDWLFQVDIDGKLIASFHARGLPSYNIVHKQTLVQHTFFPTLEGYVMNDSPFI